From one Pan troglodytes isolate AG18354 chromosome 13, NHGRI_mPanTro3-v2.0_pri, whole genome shotgun sequence genomic stretch:
- the VIL1 gene encoding villin-1 codes for MTKLSAQVKGSLNITTPGLQIWRIEAMQMVPVPSSTFGSFFDGDCYIILAIHKTASNLSYDIHYWIGQDSSLDEQGAAAIYTTQMDDFLKGRAVQHREVQGNESEAFRGYFKQGLVIRKGGVASGMKHVETNSYDVQRLLHVKGKRNVVAGEVEMSWKSFNRGDVFLLDLGKLIIQWNGPESNRMERLRGMTLAKEIRDQERGGRTYVGVVDGENELASPKLMEVMNHVLGKRRELKAAVPDTVVEPALKAALKLYHVSDSEGNLVVREVATRPLTQDLLSHEDCYILDQGGLKIYVWKGKKANEQEKKGAMSHALNFIKAKQYPPSTQVEVQNDGAESAVFQQLFQKWTASNRTSGLGKTHTVGSVAKVEQVKFDATSMHVKPQVAAQQKMVDDGSGEVQVWRIENLELVPVDSKWLGHFYGGDCYLLLYTYLIGEKQHYLLYVWQGSQASQDEITASAYQAIILDQKYNGEPVQIRVPMGKEPPHLMSIFKGRMVVYQGGTSRTNNLEPGPSTRLFQVQGTGANNTKAFEVPARANFLNSNDVFVLKTQSCCYLWCGKGCSGDEREMAKMVADTISRTEKQVVVEGQEPANFWMALGGKAPYANTKRLQEENLVITPRLFECSNKTGRFLATEIPDFNQDDLEEDDVFLLDVWDQVFFWIGKHANEEEKKAAATTAQEYLKTHPSGRDPETPIIVVKQGHEPPTFTGWFLAWDPFKWSNTKSYEDLKAELGNSRDWSQITAEVTSPKVDVFNANSNLSSGPLPIFPLEQLVNKPVEELPEGVDPSRKEEHLSIEDFTQAFGMTPAAFSALPRWKQQNLKKEKGLF; via the exons ATGACCAAGCTGAGCGCCCAAGTCAAAGGCTCTCTCAACATCACCACCCCGGGGCTGCAGATATGGAGGATCGAG GCCATGCAGATGGTGCCTGTTccttccagcacttttggaagcttcTTCGATGGTGACTGCTACATCATCCTGGCT ATCCACAAGACAGCCAGCAACCTGTCCTATGACATCCACTACTGGATTGGCCAGGACTCATCCCTGGATGAGCAGGGGGCAGCTGCCATCTATACCACACAGATGGATGACTTCCTGAAGGGCCGGGCTGTGCAGCACCGTGAGGTCCAGGGCAACGAGAGCGAGGCCTTCCGAGGCTACTTCAAGCAAGGCCTTGT GATCCGGAAAGGGGGCGTGGCTTCTGGCATGAAGCACGTGGAGACCAACTCCTATGACGTCCAGAGGCTGCTGCATGTCAAGGGCAAGAGGAACGTGGTAGCTGGAGAG GTAGAGATGTCCTGGAAGAGTTTCAACCGAGGGGATGTTTTCCTCCTGGACCTTGGGAAGCTTATCATCCAGTGGAATGGACCGGAAAGCAACCGTATGGAGAGACTCAGG GGCATGACTCTGGCCAAGGAGATCCGAGACCAGGAGCGGGGAGGGCGCACCTATGTAGGCGTGGTGGACGGAGAGAATGAATTGGCATCCCCGAAGCTGATGGAGGTGATGAACCACGTGCTGGGCAAGCGCAGGGAGCTGAAGGCGGCCGTGCCCGACACGGTGGTGGAGCCGGCACTCAAGGCTGCACTCAAACTGTACCA TGTGTCTGACTCCGAGGGGAATCTGGTGGTGAGGGAAGTCGCCACACGGCCACTGACACAGGACCTGCTCAGTCATGAG GACTGTTACATCCTGGACCAGGGGGGCCTGAAGATCTACGTgtggaaagggaagaaagccaaTGAGCAGGAGAAGAAGGGAGCCATGAGCCATGCGCTG AACTTCATCAAAGCCAAGCAGTACCCACCAAGCACACAGGTGGAGGTGCAGAATGATGGGGCTGAGTCAGCCGTCTTTCAGCAGCTCTTCCAGAAGTGGACAGCGTCCAACCGGACCTCAGGCCTAGGCAAAACCCACACTGTGGGCTCCGTGG CCAAAGTGGAACAGGTGAAGTTCGATGCCACATCCATGCATGTCAAGCCTCAGGTGGCTGCCCAGCAGAAGATGGTAGATGATGGGAGTGGGGAAGTGCAG GTGTGGCGCATTGAGAACCTAGAGCTGGTACCTGTGGATTCCAAGTGGCTAGGCCACTTCTATGGGGGCGACTGCTACCTGCTGCTCTACACCTACCTCATCGGCGAGAAGCAGCACTACCTGCTCTACGTTTGGCAG GGCAGCCAGGCCAGCCAAGATGAAATTACAGCATCAGCTTATCAAGCCATCATCCTGGACCAGAAGTACAATGGTGAACCAGTCCAGATCCGGGTCCCAATGGGCAAGGAGCCACCTCATCTTATGTCCATCTTCAAGGGACGCATGGTGGTCTACCAG GGAGGCACCTCCCGAACTAACAACTTGGAGCCCGGGCCCTCCACACGGCTGTTCCAGGTCCAGGGAACTGGCGCCAACAACACCAAGGCCTTTGAGGTCCCAGCGCGGGCCAATTTCCTCAATTCCAATGATGTCTTTGTCCTCAAGACCCAGTCTTGCTGCTATCTATGGTGTGGGAAG GGCTGTAGCGGGGACGAGCGGGAGATGGCCAAGATGGTTGCTGACACCATCTCCCGGACGGAGAAGCAAGTGGTGGTGGAAGGGCAGGAGCCAGCCAACTTCTGGATGGCCCTGGGTGGGAAGGCCCCCTATGCCAACACCAAGAG ACTACAGGAAGAAAACCTGGTCATCACCCCCCGGCTCTTTGAATGTTCCAACAAGACTGGGCGCTTCCTGGCCACAGAGATCCCTGACTTCAATCAGGATGACTTGGAAGAGGATGATGTGTTCCTACTAGATGTCTGGGACCAG GTCTTCTTCTGGATTGGGAAACATGCCAACGAGGAGGAGAAGAAGGCCGCAGCAACCACTGCACAGGAATACCTCAAGACCCATCCCAGCGGGCGTGACCCCGAGACCCCCATCATTGTGGTGAAGCAGGGACACGAGCCCCCCACCTTCACAGGCTGGTTCCTGGCTTGGGATCCCTTCAAGTGGAGT AACACCAAATCCTATGAGGACCTGAAGGCGGAGCTTGGCAACTCTAGGGACTGGAGCCAGATCACTGCT gAGGTCACAAGCCCCAAAGTGGACGTGTTCAATGCTAACAGCAACCTCAGTTCTGGGCCTCTGCCCATCTTCCCCCTGGAGCAGCTAGTGAACAAGCCTGTAGAGGAGCTCCCTGAGGGTGTAGACCCCAGCAGGAAGGAG